CTGACAGAtatttggctgtgtgtgtgtgtgttccctgtGAGTGCTGCCCCAGtcctgtgcagacagctggcacgaTAAACCTTGTGCGAACCGCCCAATGCCCACAAGATTCATTAAGGgacgaaggcacccagccaggcttattgttgacaaagcacggTACTAGTATCCGGCAGACTCTACCGGACCACTAAATACATGTATGCCTGTAACAATGgagcagctcagtgaatggcgggactttccgTTCCTCCTTAGGCtagacaaagatactccctctgagatgcatctttatattctgatacaaacaagttagtactgcccaTTTGAAATAGATAGTTATGGCTCCCTGACGTGGGTAGTTATCACATATCAAGTACACATTGGTTGgatcaaaatgtttttattacgTACTCTCtccctgaccttatcttttaggaggggtcagtgtgttcctgttatccttggggaatgtttttgtagcattcttgatatcgggatgttctggtaccactgatatcgggatgtgtttgcgtgagtacTTTGTggctagcacttcttaggaatgtgtatttctgcaatatcagccctgtttttGTCAGATGTTGTGAGCAGGTTTTGTCTCATAGCAGGTCTTTGATACAAGGACTTATGTCTCAgggctctctttctactacagccTGTGCCTCAGACCAAACACCTAAGGTTTGACAAGTGTGGCTAGAGGAAATCTGTGGTTCAAGACAAAGCTTCTTAGGTACTGGAGGAAAGCAAGTTCCCTGCAGACTTTCCACTGAGTACCCCTACTCCATGGCATCTGCACTGGCATGTGGTCCCCTCAAGCAACAGGGACATGCTGCAGTGTGTGCACACTGTCTGTGCCCCTCCGCCTCCCCCCACCAATGAGCATATGGGGATTTTAGGCTGTTTGACAGCTAGTTTAGTCCCTGGTGGCATAATTTGTTGGGAGATTTATAGGTGCATTTCCTCATCTACTAAAGTAATATTCCTTAGCTGCTAAGTGAATAGCTGTGACATCCTTATTTCTAAAAAACAATAATCTAATAACTATTTCAAACTCAATATGTAGAAAGGAATATTAATTTGCTACTTATACTGAATGCTGGTTTCTCTGTCTTTTTCACAGAGTTAAATTGGAAGAGGTAGTTGCAGATATTTGTGATGAGATGGGTAGTGGTATCACTTATTCatcaagaaaagagagaaaaaggcaCAGGCAAAAgttggaagaggagggggagtcTAAAAGTGAAGATGacagacacagaaggaaaaagaagaagaagaaacagaacTCTGAACATCTTTCTTGTAAGGAAGAGGACTCTGTAAATGTTCAAGATTCTTGGAAAAAgtccaagaaaagaaaaagaaaagaagaggtgAATGGAAGAAATGGTATCACAGGAGGTAAGGAGGACAGTGGTCTTAATGAGtccaaaaagcttaaaaaaaagttggagggggagaaagagctgGAGCAAGAAAGAAAGGATGCTAAGCAGAGAAAGACAAGGGCAGTTAGAGGAAAGACTGTTTTAGAAAAGGCCAACGACAGTTTCCTTCTGAGTCCTAGTAAAAGTAGCACAGTAAAAAACATTGCAGCCCAGTCCAGCAAAAAGAGAGGGGGAATTTTAGATTGTGATTCCTCCAGCACATCATCTGACAGTGTAATGgatatgaaacaaaataaatcctcAATTAAACCTGTGGCAGCAACCCTACACAGAGACAAATCCCAACTTGTTGCAAATTCTGCTATAAAAACTGTTACTGCTAGTAAAGTTACTGCCAAGTCTAAAGATGAAAATTCCCCTAAGACTGCAATTAGTAAAAAAGCTAAACCCCAGTCCTCGAGTTCAGATTCTGACTCTagtatggaggaggaggagcaaagcagtAACTCAAAGAGAAAATTGCTGCCTAAAAATCCACCAATTGTGAACATTATGTCAAAGTCCCCCAAGGCAAAGACATCCTCTTCAAAGTCTGATAGTTCAGATTCAGAGACATTTGTTATTAAAAAGCCCATAGCAAATGTTGGCTTCAATAAATCCATTGTAAGAAATGGTGATAAACAGTTGCCAACTAGCAATCAAGGACCAGCTGTAAACCCTAGCAGTTTTGGAAGGGGACTTGGAAGAGGAGAGGATAACTTCTTCTGGAGAGGAAATAGGGGCCGTGGGTGTCGTGGGATGATCCgaggccggggccggggccgaaGTCGAAGCCGAGGAGA
This portion of the Dermochelys coriacea isolate rDerCor1 chromosome 14, rDerCor1.pri.v4, whole genome shotgun sequence genome encodes:
- the COIL gene encoding coilin isoform X2, giving the protein MAAAGGGGPVRLRLLFDYPPPGSPGCSLCWLLLEPSQVRLVTDLISLIREKFGFSRRAQLSLFLEGALLPPTESARLVRDNDSLRVKLEEVVADICDEMGSGITYSSRKERKRHRQKLEEEGESKSEDDRHRRKKKKKKQNSEHLSCKEEDSVNVQDSWKKSKKRKRKEEVNGRNGITGGKEDSGLNESKKLKKKLEGEKELEQERKDAKQRKTRAVRGKTVLEKANDSFLLSPSKSSTVKNIAAQSSKKRGGILDCDSSSTSSDSVMDMKQNKSSIKPVAATLHRDKSQLVANSAIKTVTASKVTAKSKDENSPKTAISKKAKPQSSSSDSDSSMEEEEQSSNSKRKLLPKNPPIVNIMSKSPKAKTSSSKSDSSDSETFVIKKPIANVGFNKSIVRNGDKQLPTSNQGPAVNPSSFGRGLGRGEDNFFWRGNRGRGCRGMIRGRGRGRSRSRGESNSFFFNYSRESQKEQQLNEAATNTSVVIQNPVEVPKREYSVLPLLAAPPQVGEKIAFKLLELTDNYTPEVSDYKEGKIISWNADNKQLELEILSSSAVVKEPGKFDLVYESADGAEVIEYAVSQDTKITESWGALIEPRLIVEPSPTNESTTENIKL
- the COIL gene encoding coilin isoform X1 — translated: MAAAGGGGPVRLRLLFDYPPPGSPGCSLCWLLLEPSQVRLVTDLISLIREKFGFSRRAQLSLFLEGALLPPTESARLVRDNDSLRVKLEEVVADICDEMGSGITYSSRKERKRHRQKLEEEGESKSEDDRHRRKKKKKKQNSEHLSCKEEDSVNVQDSWKKSKKRKRKEEVNGRNGITGGKEDSGLNESKKLKKKLEGEKELEQERKDAKQRKTRAVRGKTVLEKANDSFLLSPSKSSTVKNIAAQSSKKRGGILDCDSSSTSSDSVMDMKQNKSSIKPVAATLHRDKSQLVANSAIKTVTASKVTAKSKDENSPKTAISKKAKPQSSSSDSDSSMEEEEQSSNSKRKLLPKNPPIVNIMSKSPKAKTSSSKSDSSDSETFVIKKPIANVGFNKSIVRNGDKQLPTSNQGPAVNPSSFGRGLGRGEDNFFWRGNRGRGCRGMIRGRGRGRSRSRGESNSFFFNYSRESQKEQQLNEAATNTSVVIQNPVEVPKREYSVLPLLAAPPQVGEKIAFKLLELTDNYTPEVSDYKEGKIISWNADNKQLELEILSSSAVVKEPGKFDLVYESADGAEVIEYAVSQDTKITESWGALIEPRLIVEPSPTNESTTENVPE
- the COIL gene encoding coilin isoform X3 — encoded protein: MGSGITYSSRKERKRHRQKLEEEGESKSEDDRHRRKKKKKKQNSEHLSCKEEDSVNVQDSWKKSKKRKRKEEVNGRNGITGGKEDSGLNESKKLKKKLEGEKELEQERKDAKQRKTRAVRGKTVLEKANDSFLLSPSKSSTVKNIAAQSSKKRGGILDCDSSSTSSDSVMDMKQNKSSIKPVAATLHRDKSQLVANSAIKTVTASKVTAKSKDENSPKTAISKKAKPQSSSSDSDSSMEEEEQSSNSKRKLLPKNPPIVNIMSKSPKAKTSSSKSDSSDSETFVIKKPIANVGFNKSIVRNGDKQLPTSNQGPAVNPSSFGRGLGRGEDNFFWRGNRGRGCRGMIRGRGRGRSRSRGESNSFFFNYSRESQKEQQLNEAATNTSVVIQNPVEVPKREYSVLPLLAAPPQVGEKIAFKLLELTDNYTPEVSDYKEGKIISWNADNKQLELEILSSSAVVKEPGKFDLVYESADGAEVIEYAVSQDTKITESWGALIEPRLIVEPSPTNESTTENIKL